Proteins encoded by one window of Portunus trituberculatus isolate SZX2019 chromosome 27, ASM1759143v1, whole genome shotgun sequence:
- the LOC123509403 gene encoding myb-like protein V has protein sequence MCARQLVMWAVVMVMAMVMVETAEAKTLVEWMEDPEVDDYGNDNEGEIWNRGITKEWNDNDDEVIDSDDDSGESYSDEYNEIMTYRDIDSDSEMSYSMQDNDDDSDPYSNTDKDNDGDKKEDDNSKTLNADTDDNSDINNHEKKMIGSSEIKEHEQKKEEQEEEMKEENEEDKKRLPLVFIETVYSLPSATHSSKPRFLGYHKYSLKRRIKVFMYTFTDTHTPTSKSSVTPETPLPLLPLPKNHVSQSPTIPIPRPGTLPPPPPPQLPLNHPLSLTPPLSTTNISEEFEPIKVTLSHAEPQQPSLPIKTSTAQRKEAGKVHRRKKNVKIDKDDHKRKQTPAFLSNTGPNHLHLSSLKIRILLCLCLCLKRKKRWRFKRKRRRGDRREAFDTMKARKKMMKRRMVPKSIKRVKGSITNTRRKRST, from the exons atg TGTGCAAGACAGCTGGTGATgtgggcggtggtgatggtgatggcgatggtgatggtggagacaGCTGAGGCTAAGACGCTGGTGGAGTGGATGGAGGATCCGGAGGTGGATGATTACGGTAATGATAATGAGGGTGAGATTTGGAACCGAGGCATCACGAAGGAgtggaatgataatgatgatgaagtgaTAGACAGTGATGATGACAGTGGGGAAAGTTACAGTGACGAATATAATGAGATAATGACCTACAGAGACatagacagtgacagtgagatGAGTTACAGTATGCAAGACAATGACGATGATAGTGACCCTTATAGTAATACAGACAAAGATAATGACGGTGACAAGAAAGAGGATGACAACAGTAAGACTCTTAATGCAGACACAGATGACAACAGTGACATAAATAACCACGAGAAAAAGATGATTGGCAGCAGTGAAATTAAAGAGCATgagcagaagaaagaggagcaagaggaggagatgaaggaagaaaacgaagaagacaaaaagagactCCCTTTAGTCTTTATAGAAACAGTTTACTCACTCCCGAGCGCCACACACTCCAGCAAGCCTCGATTTCTTGGCTATCACAAGTATTCATTAAAGCGAAGGATCAAAGTCTTCATGTACACATTCACTGACACTCATACACCCACCAGTAAATCATCCGTGACACCCGAAACACCCCTGCCACTCCTTCCACTTCCCAAAAACCATGTATCCCAGTCACCCACAATACCCATACCCAGACCCGgtaccctaccaccaccaccaccaccacaactaccactgaATCATCCACTGTCACTCACTCCACCATTATCAACGACTAATATCTCAGAGGAATTTGAACCCATAAAAGTCACATTATCTCATGCTGAACCACAACAACCGTCTCTCCCGATCAAAACCTCCACTGCACAAAGAAAGGAGGCCGGAAAAGtacacagaaggaagaaaaatgtgaagatagACAAGGATGATCATAAACGCAAACAAACACCCGCGTTCTTGTCAAACACAGGTCCAAACCATCTGCACTTATCCAGCCTCAAAATAAGG aTTCTCCTGTGCCTCTGCTTGTGcctgaaacgaaaaaaaagatggcgCTTCAaacggaaaagaagaagaggagacagaagagaagcATTCGATACAATGAAagcgaggaagaagatgatgaaacgAAGAATGGTGccaaaaagtataaaaagagtaaaaggaagcaTAACAAACACACGGAGAAAAAGAAGcacatga